One window of Microbacterium sp. 1S1 genomic DNA carries:
- a CDS encoding GntP family transporter produces the protein MLPLPILILIGLAGLGLLLLLIIRFKMQAFYALILVSIIVGIAAGLPLTTIPADGDTPEQLGVIQAIIAGVGGTLGSVAVLVALGSMLGKIIELSGGAESLAGRFTGWLGPKRVGIALVIAAGILAIPVFFDAGFIILIPIVFAFSKVAGLNPIKFGLPVAGIMLAVHVAVPPHPGIVGGSTILGADIGWVTIFSLAISVPLGVLSYLVAKWINTREFAMLAATKEMYDNFGTEKSTLTGGLGEGEKAPGAGTVLGLILLPLVLIMLGTAVAPLFEAGTFWNGFLSMVGQPIFALMVAIAAAMYLLGVRRGWSAAHLGEVMESALPAAAVIILVTGAGGAFGRVLTETGIGGAVAEVLASSGMPLLLAAFLISLIMRAAQGSATVAIATTAGLLLPSVSAMGLDTVHTALLAVAIGYGGLGLSHVNDSGFWVVTRYLGLSVKDGLRTWTPLTTVLGVSGFALTWILYAVIPVS, from the coding sequence ATGCTTCCTCTTCCGATCCTCATCCTGATCGGCCTGGCGGGCCTCGGCCTGCTCCTCCTGCTCATCATCCGGTTCAAGATGCAGGCGTTCTACGCCCTCATCCTCGTGTCGATCATCGTGGGCATCGCGGCCGGGCTCCCCCTGACCACGATCCCCGCCGACGGCGACACCCCCGAGCAGCTCGGCGTCATCCAGGCGATCATCGCGGGTGTCGGCGGCACCCTCGGCTCGGTGGCCGTGCTCGTCGCGCTCGGGTCGATGCTCGGCAAGATCATCGAGCTGTCCGGCGGCGCCGAATCGCTCGCCGGACGCTTCACCGGCTGGCTGGGCCCGAAGCGCGTGGGAATCGCGCTCGTCATCGCCGCCGGCATCCTGGCGATCCCGGTGTTCTTCGACGCCGGATTCATCATCCTCATCCCCATCGTGTTCGCCTTCTCGAAGGTGGCGGGCCTCAACCCGATCAAGTTCGGTCTCCCGGTCGCGGGCATCATGCTCGCCGTCCACGTCGCGGTGCCGCCGCACCCGGGCATCGTGGGCGGCTCGACGATCCTCGGCGCCGACATCGGCTGGGTCACGATCTTCTCCCTCGCGATCTCGGTGCCGCTCGGCGTGCTGTCCTACCTGGTGGCGAAGTGGATCAACACCCGCGAGTTCGCGATGCTCGCGGCGACCAAGGAGATGTACGACAACTTCGGCACCGAGAAGTCGACGCTCACCGGCGGACTCGGCGAGGGTGAGAAGGCGCCGGGCGCCGGAACGGTCCTCGGGCTCATCCTCCTGCCTCTGGTGCTCATCATGCTCGGCACCGCGGTCGCGCCCCTGTTCGAGGCGGGCACGTTCTGGAACGGGTTCCTCAGCATGGTCGGTCAGCCGATCTTCGCCCTCATGGTCGCGATCGCCGCCGCGATGTACCTGCTCGGCGTCCGCCGCGGCTGGTCGGCGGCCCACCTCGGCGAGGTCATGGAATCGGCGTTGCCGGCCGCCGCTGTCATCATCCTCGTCACCGGTGCCGGTGGCGCCTTCGGCCGGGTCCTCACCGAGACCGGGATCGGTGGAGCGGTCGCCGAGGTGCTCGCGTCCAGCGGCATGCCGCTGCTGCTCGCGGCCTTCCTCATCTCCCTCATCATGCGTGCCGCGCAGGGCTCCGCGACCGTCGCGATCGCCACCACCGCGGGGCTCCTGCTGCCGTCGGTCTCCGCGATGGGGCTCGACACCGTGCACACCGCGCTGCTCGCGGTCGCGATCGGCTACGGCGGCCTCGGCCTCAGCCACGTGAACGACTCGGGCTTCTGGGTGGTCACGCGGTACCTCGGTCTGTCGGTGAAGGACGGCCTGCGCACCTGGACGCCGCTCACGACGGTGCTCGGAGTCTCCGGCTTCGCGCTGACCTGGATCCTGTACGCGGTGATCCCGGTCTCCTGA